A stretch of the Channa argus isolate prfri chromosome 9, Channa argus male v1.0, whole genome shotgun sequence genome encodes the following:
- the marco gene encoding macrophage receptor MARCO, with the protein METSVDREFSRASYTQSNPLFDMSLSRSELYSLQPDDMKPARPKRQWCFYVIAVYLILQTVLNAFLLYKVFTLESFLSKPILDKLTSSHIPLNGEQGDDSFQTLIYNNSQEAKTLKGHLWALQTQVNSMCGEEGQIGRLRAELSLLNSSTHNLQSKITTINLKPGAPGPQGRDGLPGNPGERGPKGDSGVAGPPGPRGDMGSIGKPGEPGAAGQSGPPGPAGPPGPTGHTGLPGAPGAPGNQGPGVKGEKGEPGLQGPHGNKGDTGDPGQKGASGFPGVHGDPGIKGDTGRSGLPGIPGMRGPPGFNGSQGPPGPQGPKGEKGDSGNRAELKVRLVPGRNRGRVEVMYNGVWGTVCDDHFDTVDAKVICRMLGFQSVITTFTATPGTGKIWLDDLRCRGTESDIFDCQHGGLGVTNCQHTEDAGVQCI; encoded by the exons atggaaacatcagtGGACAGGGAGTTCAGTCGAGCCTCCTACACCCAGAGTAACCCACTCTTTGACATGTCACTCAGCAGAAGTGAACTCTACAGTTTACAGCCTGATG atatGAAGCCAGCGAGGCCAAAAAGACAGtggtgtttttatgtcattgcTGTTTACCTCATCCTGCAGACTGTCCTTAATGCCTTTCTTCTTTATAAAG TTTTTACATTGGAGTCTTTCCTGTCTAAACCCATTTTGGATAAATTGACATCCAGTCACATTCCTCTGAATGGAGAACAGGGTGATGACAGCTTCCAAACTCTAATTTACAACAACAGTCAAGAAGCCAAGACCCTGAAAGGCCACCTATGGGCCCTTCAGACTCAG GTCAACAGCATGTGTGGGGAGGAAGGTCAGATTGGTAGGCTGAGGGCTGAACTGAGCCTGCTAAACTCCAGTACCCACAACCTGCAGAGCAAAATAACAACGATAAACCTCAAACCAG gaGCTCCAGGTCCTCAAGGGAGAGATGGGCTGCCAGGAAATCCAGGCGAGAGGGGCCCCAAAG GTGACAGCGGTGTTGCGGGCCCTCCAGGACCAAGGGGTGATATGGGATCAATTGGAAAGCCTGGAGAGCCGGGGGCAGCTGGTCAAAGTG GCCCACCTGGACCTGCTGGACCCCCGGGACCAACTG GCCATACAGGTCTGCCTGGGGCCCCAGGAGCCCCAGGAAATCAAGGGCCAGGTGtaaagggagagaaaggagaacCTGGTCTCCAAG GCCCTCATGGAAACAAAGGGGACACAGGGGATCCTGGTCAAAAAG GAGCTTCTGGATTCCCTGGTGTACATGGAGACCCAGGAATAAAAGGAGACACTGGAAGATCAGGTCTACCAGGAATTCCAG gTATGAGAGGACCTCCTGGTTTCAATGGATCTCAAG GCCCACCTGGACCACAAGGTCCCAAGGGAGAAAAGGGAGACTCAGGAAACAGAGCAGAGT TGAAAGTGCGTCTTGTGCCAGGGAGAAATCGAGGAAGAGTAGAAGTGATGTACAACGGGGTCTGGGGCACTGTATGTGATGACCACTTTGACACTGTAGATGCTAAAGTAATCTGTAGGATGTTGGGCTTCCAGTCTGTGATTACCACCTTCACTGCAACCCCAG GGACTGGTAAGATCTGGTTGGATGATCTGCGATGCAGAGGAACAGAGTCTGACATCTTTGACTGCCAACATGGTGGACTTGGTGTTACCAACTGCCAACACACTGAGGATGCTGGAGTTCAATGTATCTAG